In Verrucomicrobiota bacterium, one genomic interval encodes:
- a CDS encoding 2-oxo acid dehydrogenase subunit E2 codes for MALEMKLPELGENVEKGYVVKVLVSAGDTVAIDQPVIELETDKATVEVPASVAGVVKEILVHEQDEISVGQVILTVEEGGQAKQTASAPKEAAAPKPENAAPKQATPVEEKPTATAQPAPPPPKPVRAPESEHPKTPQAAVPAAPSVRTLAREIGVDVSQVRPAGADGRITVDDVKAHARALLESGATTPGGVPSPPPLPDFARWGPIERQPMSNIRRRTTEHLALAWSQVPHVTQFDLADVTEIEQSRKRFAAEVEQHGGKLTITAILAKVAASALSAFPQFRASLDVASDEIVLKKYCHIGIAVDTERGLLVPVLRDVDQKSIIEIAAELTELAGRTRQGKAHLDELQGGVFTITNLGGIGGTHFSPIVNYPEVAILGVGRARDELRLLDGEVVARLILPLALSYDHRVIDGGDGARFLHWIVEALEQPLKLSIEG; via the coding sequence ATGGCCCTCGAAATGAAGCTGCCCGAGCTTGGCGAGAACGTCGAGAAGGGCTATGTGGTGAAGGTGCTCGTCTCGGCCGGCGACACGGTCGCCATTGACCAGCCGGTGATCGAGCTCGAGACTGACAAGGCGACTGTCGAGGTGCCCGCGTCGGTCGCCGGCGTCGTCAAGGAGATCCTCGTTCACGAGCAGGACGAGATCAGCGTCGGCCAAGTGATCCTCACCGTCGAGGAAGGCGGCCAGGCCAAGCAGACGGCATCCGCCCCCAAGGAAGCTGCGGCCCCCAAGCCCGAGAACGCGGCGCCCAAGCAAGCAACTCCCGTCGAAGAGAAACCCACGGCAACCGCTCAACCTGCACCGCCGCCTCCGAAGCCGGTCCGGGCGCCGGAGTCCGAGCATCCGAAGACTCCGCAGGCGGCCGTGCCGGCGGCGCCGTCGGTCCGCACGCTCGCGCGCGAGATCGGCGTCGATGTCTCGCAGGTACGCCCTGCCGGCGCGGACGGACGGATCACCGTCGACGATGTGAAGGCGCATGCCCGGGCGCTGCTCGAGAGTGGCGCGACGACGCCGGGTGGCGTCCCCTCACCTCCCCCGCTGCCGGACTTCGCCAGGTGGGGCCCCATCGAACGCCAGCCCATGAGCAACATCCGCCGTCGCACGACCGAGCACCTCGCACTCGCGTGGTCACAGGTGCCGCACGTGACGCAGTTCGACCTCGCCGACGTCACCGAGATCGAGCAGTCCCGGAAGCGCTTCGCCGCCGAGGTCGAGCAGCACGGCGGCAAGCTGACCATCACCGCGATCCTCGCCAAGGTCGCCGCGTCGGCCCTGTCGGCGTTCCCGCAGTTCAGAGCCTCGCTCGACGTGGCGAGCGACGAGATCGTCCTGAAGAAGTATTGCCACATCGGCATCGCCGTCGACACTGAGCGCGGCCTTCTCGTGCCCGTGCTGCGTGACGTCGATCAGAAAAGCATCATCGAGATCGCCGCCGAGTTGACGGAGCTCGCCGGCCGCACGCGCCAGGGCAAGGCACACCTCGACGAGCTCCAGGGCGGCGTGTTTACGATCACAAACCTCGGCGGGATCGGCGGCACGCACTTCAGCCCGATCGTCAACTACCCGGAGGTTGCCATCCTCGGCGTCGGACGTGCGCGCGACGAGCTTCGCCTCCTCGACGGAGAGGTCGTCGCGCGCCTCATCCTGCCGCTCGCGCTGTCGTATGACCACCGCGTCATTGACGGCGGCGACGGCGCCCGGTTCCTTCACTGGATTGTCGAGGCGCTCGAGCAGCCGCTCAAGCTCTCGATCGAAGGCTAG